The following DNA comes from Methylophilus sp. 5.
TTTCTTAAAGTGGTCAATGCCCTGGTTGAAGGTTTCTTGTTGTGGGCATCAGCCATCATTGGTTACCCGCTGTAAGTTTTAAATAAATAGTGTATCAAGCTAAAAAGCTGGCCATTGCGCCAGCTTTTTTTGTTATGCGCCCGCTAGTTAATGGTGACGACTTTAAGATGAATAGGCCCGTAAACACCTGTCTGATTATCACATATCGCGCGAACGAAATTTGCCATAATCAGGGGGTGAAAATGTAATTATTTAATCCATATTTATTTTAGGAATCCATGATGACAATTGCAAAACGCATGTATCTTTTGATTGCCACTTGCGCGTTAGCGATGGTGGTTCTTATTGGGGTCACTTTAAACCAGATTGTTAAAGTGTATGACACGACCAACCAGGCCAATGTCAATACTATTCCCAGTATTCTCGAGCTGTCCAAAGCGCAAAATTACTATCAAAGACTGCGCCTGAATGTGTTGCGCCACGTCAGCGTGACCACGGTTGAAGAAAAAGAAAAACTGGCCGCACAAATTCAGGATCGTAAAAAAGTCGTCGAGGAGTCCTTAACGCATTATCAGGATTTGGTGTCTGGAGACAAGGATCAAGCCCTGCTAACAGCCGAAAAAGAAATGCTGAATCGCTACTTTGTGCAAATGACGGCCGTGCTGCGTTTGTCTGACATTAGCGCTCTTGAAGCACCGCAGGCATTGAAAGAGGCCGATAAACTGGCGGTTGAAGTGGCGGATAAACTGGATGAGCATATGCTTTACAACCAGACAACCAGCCTGGCATTGGCAGAACATGCCGCGAGTATCAAGCAGAGCGCGGTGTGGCAATCTATTGCGATTGCTTTGCTGTGCCTGGCGGCGATTGTGGTGTTTGGTGTGCTGATTACCAAGCGTTTACGCGCCGAGCTCGGCGTAGAGCCAGATGAGTTAAGCCAGATTGCACGCAACCTGGTAGAAGGCAATTTGAACCAGAAAATTGCCCTGTCTGCGGATGACAAGTCTAGCGTCGCGTATTCAATTGTGGGGCTGCAACGGACGCTGGATGGTCTGGTGCAATCACTCAACTACGTGAGCCAGCAACATGACGAAGGTGACATTGACTGCAACGTTGATCAAAACCGCTTTAAAGGTGGTTACTCTGAAATGGCGGCTGGCATTAACAAGATGGTGGCTGGCCACATTGCCATGAACCGTAGCGCGATTGACGTGGTAAAAGCGTTTGGCGAAGGTAATCTGGATGTGCCTCTGCAACAGTTCCCAGGCAAAAAAGCGTTTGTGAATGAGGCGATTGAGCAAGTGCGTAGCAATATTAAGGCGTTGGTGAGTGATGTTGATGCACTGGCGCATGGCGCGATACAAGGTAATTTGTCTGCCCGTGCTGACGCCAGCAAATATAACGGTGATTTCCGCACCATTGTGCAAGGCATGAATAGCACGCTGGACGCATTGATTACGCCATTGAACATGACCGCCCGTTATATTGCTGATATTTCAAAAGGCGAGATTCCAGCCAAAATCAGCACTGAATATCATGGTGACTTTAATACCATTAAAAACAACCTGAACCAGTGTATTGATGCGATTAATACATTGATTTCAGAAATGAGCCATATGAGCGCCGAGCACGACATCGGTGAGATTGACGTACGCATTCAAGCCGCTAAATTTGATGGCGCCTATCGTGTCATGGCAGAAGGCGTGAATGAAATGGTTGAAGAACATATCAACACCAACAAAAAAGCCATTGCTTGTGTGAGTGGCCTGGGTGAAGGTAATTTTGAGACGCCATTAGAGCAGTTTCCACGCAAGAAGGCCTTTATTAATGTGGCCATTGAGCAGATTCGTAGCAACATGCAGGCCTTGAATGACGACACCTTGATGTTGGCAGATGCCGCTAAAGACGGCCGCATTACCATGCGTGCCGATGCCAGCCGTCATCCGGGTGGTTTCAGCGATATTATTCAGGGCATCAACAGTACCCTGGATCTGATTGTAGAGCCAATTATGGCGGTTTCTGAAGCAGTAGAAACCATCACGACCGCAGCGAATGAGATCTCCAGTGGTAACTCTGACCTGTCAGCCCGTACCGAGCAACAGGCTTCTAGCCTGGAGCAAACCGCGGCCAGCATGGAAGAGCTAGCCTCTACCGTGAAACAAAACGCCGAGAACGCCAAACAGGCCAACCAATTGGCGCTGACAGCGTCAGGCGTCGCGGTTAAAGGCGGTGAAGTTGTGAACGAAGTCGTTGCCACCATGAGTGCGATCAACGAAAGTGCCAAAAAGATCGAAGACATCATCTCCGTGATTGACGGCATTGCGTTCCAGACTAATATTCTGGCCTTAAACGCTGCCGTAGAAGCAGCACGAGCAGGTGAGCAGGGCAGAGGCTTTGCGGTAGTGGCAGGTGAAGTGCGCAACCTGGCACAACGTTCAGCCAGTGCAGCCAAAGAGATCAAAGAACTGATCACCGACTCTGTGAACAAAACCACAGAAGGCACCAAACTGGTCGAAAACGCCGGTAACACCATGGAAGAAGTGGTTTCTTCAGTACAACGTGTAGCCGACATCATCAGTGAGATTTCAGCTGCCTCTACCGAGCAAACGACTGGTATTGATCAGGTGAACCAGGCAGTGACCAGCATGGATGAAACCACGCAACAGAACGCGGCCTTGGTTGAAGAAGCCGCGGCCGCAGCCGAGTCTCTGGTTGATCAGGCTAACCAGCTCACCGCCGCGATTAGCCAGTTTAAACTGGACGGCCGTGGCATGAGCAACCCATCAAGAGGGGCTACGCAGCATGGCTACTCATCCGCAAAAACCGTGACTCGTTTCCCCGGCGCGCAAGGGGGAACCGTCGCAAAAAAGTTCTCTTTGGATGACGCCAGCAAGGCGCATGACCAATGGAAGACGCGCCTGATTGACTATATGAATGGGCGGCATAAAGAACCGATCAATCATGCCGATGCGGCCAGTGACCATAAGTGCGATCTGGGCAAGTGGATATACGGCGAAGGCAAGCAGCATAGCCATCGCAAGGAGTATAAAGAGCTGAAAGACGCGCATGCGCACTTCCACCAGAGTGTAGGGGATATTGTCGAATGTGTGGCATCCAGAAATATCGACAAGGCCAAGTTTTTATTAGGCGGTGACTTTGCCAGAAAATCTAAAGACACGCATACGGCGATTAATCACTTATCGAGAGTACTTGCCGGTGGCGGAGGCGGTAGTGCGTCGGTCGCGGCGAGGCCTGGCATGCAAAGCCACTTAAAGAAAACCGGCACTGATGACAGTGACTGGGAAGAGTTTTAGAACAGTGTATTAAGCAACAGTATTAACACACAGCAAGTGGTGACGGGGAGCTCTGACAGGCTCCCCGTTTTGCATTTTTAAATTAATATTTAATAACATATTAATACATTCCTTTTTGCTGATTTGAAACAGCAGTCCACAATCTAAGATGTAAAACCATCTGTTAAGTATGGTTATCGCAACGACGCAATAACCATGGAGATACGCTATGGTTGAGTAAATATGGGCTCAACCGTAGCCTTGCCAGCAGGCAGGAAAAATACAACATGATCTGATGGTTAAGGTGTATGCAGCGGCGTGTACACAACTGGCCAGCCACTGGGCTGGTGTGAGACTCAACCTGGTGTGACGGTGTATTTTTTGTTCCCTCTGCGCTTAATCGAGCGATGGATATTCGATTAAATGTGTAATCAATGAGGTTGTCAGTGATGCTTAATAAATTATCTATAACAAAAAAACTGGTTTTAATGGCGTGTGTCGCACTGGTGCCATTGGCGTATTTATCCACGGTGAATGTGCTCAAAACGCAGGCAGACATTAAAACCACCACGGCCGAAATTGACGGCATTGCATTAATCTCTCCATTGATCGTCATGATGGACGATATGCAAAAGCATAGAGGGCTGTTAAATAGTTATCTGTCTGGAAACACCGCCCAAAAAAGCAAAATTTTAGAGGTTGAAGCAGCGTTGGCCGATGATATCCAACGCATACAAGTCTCGCATGACGCCACGCAACTGGTGAGTCACACTGACCCGGTGTGGCTCACTTTTTCAGAAAAATGGCAAAAGAACCTGGCGGCCTATGATGCGTTAAAACTTGAGTCGCTGACCATGACTAAAGAAGCAAGCTTTGCTGCGCATACCACCATCATTGGCTTTCTGATCGAGTCTATCGTCATTAAGGCCGATATCAGCGGGCTGACGCTGGACCCTGCCGAAGAGTCTTATTACCTGATGGATACCGCGGTGCTTAAAACACCGGCATTAACCGAGTCGATTGCTGAAATCCGCGGCTACGGTGTCGGTATTCTGGCAAAAAAGACCATGTCGGATCTCGAGCGCGCCAAACTCGAAGGCGTGATGACCACCATTACGCATACGCGTGAGCGGATTAAACATAACGTGAATGTCTTGTCGCGTTACCCTAATCAATATGTGGATGAAAACATACAACCTTTGTTGCATGCCACAGAGCAAGTAAAACAGCTGCTTGATCGTGCCATTATCCAGAATCCGGCGCTCGATTACGATCCACAACAATATTTTGATGAGTCCAGCACGCTGGTCAAGGCGTCTTACCAAAGTTATGACGGGCTGATTCAAAAGCTTAAAAGCCTGTTGACTGACCGGGTGTCGCAACAAAAAAACCAGCTGTATGTCACTTTGGCCATCACCATACTCGGCTTGGCTTTTATCTTGTGGGTGGTTTACCTGGTTTCGCGTGACATTGTTGGCAAGTCTAATATTGCGCGCCAAATGATGACTGACCTGGTGCAAGGCAATATTCGGGTGTCAGAAACCAGCATAGACCCGTATGATGAGCTTGATCAGGTCATTATTTCTGCTGCATTGCTCAACCAGACCATTTATCAACTGGTACACGAGACCAAAACACTGGCCAACTCGGCCGCAGATGGCAACCTGCAGGCAAGAGGCAACAGCGCCAAGTTTGAGGGCGAATTCAGAGTGCTGGTGGATAGCATTAACCACACTTTGGATGGCGTAGTACTGCCGTTAAATGTAGCCGCACAATACGTGGATGATATTGC
Coding sequences within:
- a CDS encoding methyl-accepting chemotaxis protein; amino-acid sequence: MLNKLSITKKLVLMACVALVPLAYLSTVNVLKTQADIKTTTAEIDGIALISPLIVMMDDMQKHRGLLNSYLSGNTAQKSKILEVEAALADDIQRIQVSHDATQLVSHTDPVWLTFSEKWQKNLAAYDALKLESLTMTKEASFAAHTTIIGFLIESIVIKADISGLTLDPAEESYYLMDTAVLKTPALTESIAEIRGYGVGILAKKTMSDLERAKLEGVMTTITHTRERIKHNVNVLSRYPNQYVDENIQPLLHATEQVKQLLDRAIIQNPALDYDPQQYFDESSTLVKASYQSYDGLIQKLKSLLTDRVSQQKNQLYVTLAITILGLAFILWVVYLVSRDIVGKSNIARQMMTDLVQGNIRVSETSIDPYDELDQVIISAALLNQTIYQLVHETKTLANSAADGNLQARGNSAKFEGEFRVLVDSINHTLDGVVLPLNVAAQYVDDIAHGRIPAKITAAYQGDFNTIKYNLNQCIDVIQALVADANLLSSAAINGRLSTRADASKHQGDFRAIVEGMNSTLDAVVKPLNVTSSYLDNIAKGIIPASIQEQYQGDYSLIINNLNTCIAAVNALVADANKLALAAQDGQLSTRADISKHNGDFRKVIEGLNGTLDAVVKPLTVTSEYLDNIARGHIPATISEHYPGDYSQIITNLNTSIEAVNALVADTSMLAEASKEGRITVRADVDKHNGDFRKIIEGVNNTLDMIVEPIIAVSEAVETITTAANEISSGNSDLSARTEQQASSLEQTAASMEELASTVKQNAENAKQANQLALTASGVAVKGGEVVNEVVATMSAINESAKKIEDIISVIDGIAFQTNILALNAAVEAARAGEQGRGFAVVAGEVRNLAQRSASAAKEIKELIT
- a CDS encoding methyl-accepting chemotaxis protein, which produces MTIAKRMYLLIATCALAMVVLIGVTLNQIVKVYDTTNQANVNTIPSILELSKAQNYYQRLRLNVLRHVSVTTVEEKEKLAAQIQDRKKVVEESLTHYQDLVSGDKDQALLTAEKEMLNRYFVQMTAVLRLSDISALEAPQALKEADKLAVEVADKLDEHMLYNQTTSLALAEHAASIKQSAVWQSIAIALLCLAAIVVFGVLITKRLRAELGVEPDELSQIARNLVEGNLNQKIALSADDKSSVAYSIVGLQRTLDGLVQSLNYVSQQHDEGDIDCNVDQNRFKGGYSEMAAGINKMVAGHIAMNRSAIDVVKAFGEGNLDVPLQQFPGKKAFVNEAIEQVRSNIKALVSDVDALAHGAIQGNLSARADASKYNGDFRTIVQGMNSTLDALITPLNMTARYIADISKGEIPAKISTEYHGDFNTIKNNLNQCIDAINTLISEMSHMSAEHDIGEIDVRIQAAKFDGAYRVMAEGVNEMVEEHINTNKKAIACVSGLGEGNFETPLEQFPRKKAFINVAIEQIRSNMQALNDDTLMLADAAKDGRITMRADASRHPGGFSDIIQGINSTLDLIVEPIMAVSEAVETITTAANEISSGNSDLSARTEQQASSLEQTAASMEELASTVKQNAENAKQANQLALTASGVAVKGGEVVNEVVATMSAINESAKKIEDIISVIDGIAFQTNILALNAAVEAARAGEQGRGFAVVAGEVRNLAQRSASAAKEIKELITDSVNKTTEGTKLVENAGNTMEEVVSSVQRVADIISEISAASTEQTTGIDQVNQAVTSMDETTQQNAALVEEAAAAAESLVDQANQLTAAISQFKLDGRGMSNPSRGATQHGYSSAKTVTRFPGAQGGTVAKKFSLDDASKAHDQWKTRLIDYMNGRHKEPINHADAASDHKCDLGKWIYGEGKQHSHRKEYKELKDAHAHFHQSVGDIVECVASRNIDKAKFLLGGDFARKSKDTHTAINHLSRVLAGGGGGSASVAARPGMQSHLKKTGTDDSDWEEF